One Acanthopagrus latus isolate v.2019 chromosome 12, fAcaLat1.1, whole genome shotgun sequence genomic region harbors:
- the ulk1b gene encoding serine/threonine-protein kinase ULK1, translated as METVGKFEFSRKDLIGHGAFAVVFKGRNREKHDWEVAVKCINKKNLAKSQTLLGKEIKILKELKHENIVALLDFQETASSVYLVMEYCNGGDLADYLHSKGTLSEDTIRVFLQQIAGAMRVLQAKGIIHRDLKPQNILLSYPPGRKSHSNNTCIKIADFGFARYLQNNMMAATLCGSPMYMAPEVIMSQNYDAKADLWSIGTIVFQCLTGKAPFQASSPQDLRLFYEKNKTLSPNIPRETSSHLRHLLLGLLQRNHKDRMDFDEFFCHPFLEASSSMKKTTPTVSMTCFPSSASASSCSSSSTSHLASPPQSLAEVQHLRAKALASPTQEATGFLLKDSSGGGGSSKNSSSCDTDDFVIVPPHFTSELTCESKVLPDSLMNSGSLLASAGLCSQAKTPPHSPSYSGSPSPIRPSEFPGGSYGNHGQSLPIPVPTQLQNYQRMEQNLHPSKQDGSPRLSTPVRRCSSGSLLGFARTGPSPPYGQGAVTPNRRLSLGGARPFQLSPQAPHHAEARPASHQHPQATGLGTRLHSAPCLLECASGGVRQKIRKQHSDPVVAPSTGLMTVRPLHSSPRLSELMQRSPLPTILGSPSRTIPPFEFPKPPSSPNLVTFLTQQGLVIGSPCSRTAPAEPREPGQQAPTHVTQPAHCIHRRSDDTKGFGRSQSAGRLSDMLLMAAFGPGGPAGERGSTENLTSEKAIDITVPPCGGGGLAPGSCSPAQVVFTVGSPPSGSTPPHTSRQRKYSGSFTSVSPAGSFTSRYPQTGIYLDGFEAPSSPRYSFTDPITANMGGPVTFEAPELPEETLMEQEHTDTVQRLRFTLDFARCLMEVAGARGATVVGEQGEVSHPSILQPQSLVADQISSLSREWSHAEQLVLYLKAAELLSTALHTAMERVKQGKLYPSATVKQVVRRLNELYKSSVASCRSLSTRLERFFSRKHRLMDQITSITAERLLFSHTVQMVQAAALDEMFHQGEASALRYQKALLLMEGLSLLLTEQDDIVSVGKCKECIERRLTALQSGLCV; from the exons ATGGAGACGGTGGGGAAGTTTGAGTTCAGTCGGAAGGACTTGATAGGACATGGCGCTTTTGCTGTCGTCTTCAAAGGCAGGAACCGAGAG AAACATGACTGGGAGGTGGCAGTGAAGTGCATAAACAAGAAGAACCTGGCCAAGTCCCAGACACTGTTGGGTAAAGAGATCAAAATACTCAAG GAACTGAAACATGAGAACATTGTTGCTTTACTGGACTTTCAG GAAACTGCCAGCTCAGTGTACCTGGTAATGGAG TACTGCAATGGAGGCGACCTTGCTGACTACCTACACT CCAAAGGAACGCTAAGCGAGGACACCATTCGGGTTTTCCTGCAGCAGATTGCAGGAGCCATGAGGGTCCTACAGGCCAAAGGCATAATCCACAGGGACCTCAAACCACAGAACATCCTGCTCTCCTACCCACCAGGACGCAAGTCGCACTCCAACAACACCTGCATCAAGATTG CGGACTTTGGCTTTGCCAGGTACCTTCAGAATAACATGATGGCGGCAACACTCTGTGGGTCCCCTATGTACATG GCTCCGGAGGTCATTATGTCCCAAAACTATGATGCCAAGGCTGACCTGTGGAGTATAGGAACCATCGTGTTTCAGTGCCTGACTGGGAAGGCTCCTTTTCAG GCCAGCAGTCCTCAGGATCTCCGGCTGTTCTACGAAAAGAACAAGACTCTCAGCCCCAA CATCCCCAGAGAGACTTCAAGCCATTTAAGACACCTGCTACTGGGTCTGCTGCAGCGCAACCACAAGGACCGCATGGACTTTG ATGAGTTCTTTTGTCATCCCTTCCTGGAGGCCAGCTCATCCATGAAAAAGA CAACTCCTACTGTGTCTATGACCTGCTTCCCAAGCTCTGCATCAGCCAGCTCATGtagcagctcctccacctctcaccTTGCCTCACCACCG CAATCTCTTGCTGAGGTTCAGCATTTGCGTGCCAAAGCTCTGGCCTCACCTACCCAGGAAGCCACTGGTTTTCTCCTCAAGGACTCGTCTGGAGGGGGCGGCAGCAGCAAGAACTCATCCTCCTGTGACACAGATGACTTTGTCATTGTGCCTCCTCACTTCACCA GTGAGCTCACATGTGAGAGTAAAGTGCTGCCGGACAGCCTGATGAACAGCGG CTCTCTTCTGGCTTCTGCTGGTCTTTGTAGTCAAGCCAAAACGCCGCCACACTCACCTTCCTACAGTGGGTCTCCAAGTCCCATCAG GCCCAGTGAGTTCCCTGGAGGTAGCTATGGAAACCATGGTCAGTCATTGCCTATCCCAGTTCCCACTCAGCTACAGAACTACCAGCGCATGGAGCAGAACCTCCATCCCAGCAAACAGGATGGCTCACCACG GCTGTCGACACCAGTGCGTCGATGCAGTAGTGGAAGCTTGCTGGGCTTTGCTCGGACTGGGCCTTCACCACCCTACGGGCAGGGAGCAGTCACCCCCAATCGCAGACTTTCACTGGGAGGCGCCAGACCCTTCCAGCTCTCCCCTCAAG CTCCTCACCACGCTGAAGCCCGGCCTGCTTCTCATCAGCACCCACAGGCGACAGGACTGGGCACACGGCTCCACAGTGCCCCCTGTTTGCTAGAGTGTGCCAGTGGCGGTGTCAGGCAAAAGATCAGGAAGCAGCACTCGGACCCAGTGGTGGCCCCCTCGACAGGCCTGATGACCGTCCGCCCGCTGCACTCCTCCCCCAGACTCAGCGAGCTAATGCAGCGTAGCCCCCTTCCGACCATCCTGGGCTCCCCTTCCAGG ACCATACCTCCATTTGAATTCCCCAAGCCTCCCAGCTCTCCGAACCTCGTGACCTTCCTGACACAGCAGGGTTTGGTCATCGGCTCCCCTTGCAGCAGGACTGCCCCAGCAGAGCCCAGAGAGCCGGGACAGCAAGCACCTACACATGTCACCCAACCTGCACACTGCATCCACAGACGGAGTGATGATACCAAGGGCTTTGGAAG GTCTCAGAGTGCTGGTCGTCTGTCTGACATGCTGCTGATGGCTGCTTTTGGACCAGGCGGACCTGCCGGTGAAAGAGGCAGCACAGAGAACCTGACCTCTGAAAAAGCCATAGACATAACAG TGCCCCCTTGCGGTGGGGGAGGCCTCGCTCCCGGCTCCTGCAGCCCAGCACAGGTGGTGTTCACCGTGGGCTCTCCTCCAAGTGGCAGCACCCCACCTCATACCTCCAGACAGAGGAAATACTCAG GCTCGTTCACTTCAGTCAGCCCCGCAGGCTCCTTCACAAGCCGTTACCCCCAGACAGGCATCTATCTGGATGGCTTTGAGGCTCCTTCTAGTCCTCGCTACAGTTTCACTGATCCAATCACAGCCAACATGGGCGGTCCTGTGACCTTCGAGGCTCCCGAGCTGCCTGAGGAGACACTGATGGAG CAAGAGCACACAGACACCGTGCAACGCCTGCGCTTCACGTTGGATTTCGCCCGCTGTCTGATGGAGGTGGCTGGAGCCCGTGGGGCCACGGTGGTGGGGGAGCAGGGGGAAGTTTCTCATCCCTCCATACTTCAGCCGCAGAGCCTGGTAGCAGATCAGATAAGCTCGCTGAGCCGAGAGTGGAG TCATGCAGAACAGCTGGTTCTCTACCTCAAGGCTGCAGAACTCTTGTCCACGGCGTTACACACAGCCATGGAGCGAGTGAAACAGGGCAAACTCTACCCATCTGCTACAGTCAAACAAG TGGTGAGGAGGCTGAACGAGCTGTACAAATCCAGTGTGGCATCCTGTCGCTCACTCAGCACCCGTCTGGAGCGCTTCTTTTCCAGGAAGCACCGTCTAATGGACCAAATCACCTCCATCACAGCTGAGCGGTTGCTGTTCAGCCACACTGTGCAGATG GTCCAAGCTGCTGCGCTGGACGAGATGTTTCACCAAGGGGAAGCATCCGCCCTGCGCTACCAAAAagctctgctgctgatggagggtctgtctctgctgctcactgaacaGGACGACATCGTCAGTGTTGGCAAAT gtaagGAGTGCATTGAACGTCGTCTCACAGCTTTGCAGTCAGGGCTCTGTGTCTGA